From Anopheles coluzzii chromosome 3, AcolN3, whole genome shotgun sequence, the proteins below share one genomic window:
- the LOC120957464 gene encoding inhibitor of nuclear factor kappa-B kinase subunit epsilon codes for MNSFLRGSMNYVWCTTSVLGKGSTGAVFQGVNKHNGEPVAVKTFNQLSHMRPQDVQMREFEVLRKVNHNNIVKLLDIEDDQEGRGKVIVMELCTGGSLFNILDDPENTYGLQQKEFLLVLEHLSAGMKHLRDNNLVHRDLKPGNIMKYISEDGQTVYKLTDFGAARELGENQQFASLYGTEEYLHPDMYERAVLRKSINRSFTANVDLWSIGVTLYHVATGNLPFRPYGGRKNKETMYHITTKKAPGVISGTQTSENGPIEWSKHLPAHCQLKEGLKQLVTPLMAGLLEESQGRMWSFDKFFLEVQNILNKTVLHIFYVNRATSIEVYLEPEQTLVHLLEHILAQTDVPQASQLLLLDNELFATKVDANTSARGYPPTDPSNPVMLFNIENYNVILPTEWDLPKFPTFPNGISVENDASLAKVACSVGHECKRRVESLSLLDTLMNKSVHQFSGFLAGFLVKLLKRTRHLEDIEGLISELTKMFEVAASNHETYQKLGATILASYETQKSDFQRVSEPIQQLYARFVKEESLVREWNSGYRALRTPNKNRDSEKAKSLVDRLRDSWQHMLRDRATRSLTYNDEQFHVLEKVKIAETGKRLKTLLNDGVRQAVEQEAECLADWYKKAQTIFLQTQFLTKDVGAYVDALYELREQLKQHREDLKEEISTDGEVSKTIAGKSIPTMTSTATTTIPIVGGGGGAGGDGGDGSDGKGLSARQNQYKVMCFMNMYNQIKEVKKMLQQNSDILAATQGLLPDVGDKAAAT; via the exons ATGAACTCGTTCCTACGCGGATCGATGAACTACGTCTGGTGCACGACGAGCGTGCTGGGCAAGGGTTCGACCGGGGCCGTCTTCCAGGGCGTCAACAAGCACAACGGCGAGCCGGTGGCCGTGAAGACGTTCAACCAGCTCAGCCACATGCGCCCGCAGGACGTGCAGATGCGCGAGTTCGAGGTGCTGCGGAAGGTCAACCACAATAACATTGTGAAGCTGCTCGACATCGAGGACGATCAGGAAGGCCGCGGTAAGGTGATCGTGATGGAGCTGTGCACGGGCGGCAGCCTGTTCAACATACTGGACGATCCGGAAAATACGTACGGGCTGCAGCAGAAGGAGTTTCTGCTCGTGCTGGAGCATCTGTCTGCCGGGATGAAGCATCTGCGGGACAACAATCTCGTGCATCGCGATCTGAAGCCGGGCAACATCATGAAGTACATCTCGGAGGACGGTCAGACGGTGTACAAGCTGACGGACTTTGGTGCGGCCCGGGAGCTGGGTGAAAATCAACAGTTTGCTTCACTTTACGGCACGGAGGAGTACCTGCACCCGGACATGTACGAGCGGGCCGTGCTGCGGAAGTCAATTAATCGTAGCTTCACGGCGAACGTGGACCTTTGGTCGATCGGGGTGACGCTTTATCATGTAGCGACGGGGAATTTACCCTTCCGGCCGTACGGTGGGCGAAAGAACAAGGAAACGATGTACCACATCACGACGAAGAAAGCGCCGGGTGTTATTTCGGGCACGCAGACCAGCGAAAATGGACCGATCGAGTGGTCCAAGCATCTGCCCGCCCACTGTCAGCTGAAGGAGGGTTTGAAGCAGCTCGTAACGCCGCTGATGGCTGGCCTGCTGGAGGAGAGCCAGGGAAGGATGTGGTCGTTTGACAAGTTTTTCCTCGAGGTGCAAAACATTCTCAACAAAACGGTGCTGCACATTTTCTACGTCAATCGGGCTACTTCGATCGAGGTGTACCTGGAGCCGGAACAGACGCTGGTCCATCTGCTGGAGCACATTCTGGCGCAGACGGATGTACCGCAGGCGTcacagctactgctgctcgacaacgaacTGTTTGCGACGAAGGTAGATGCCAACACAAGTG CACGTGGCTATCCACCGACCGATCCGAGCAATCCGGTGATGCTGTTCAACATCGAAAACTACAACGTTATACTACCGACTGAGTGGGATCTGCCCAAGTTCCCTACATTCCCGAACGGCATTTCGGTGGAGAACGATGCCAGCCTGGCGAAGGTGGCTTGCAGCGTGGGGCACGAGTGTAAGAGGCGAGTGGAGAGCCTATCACTGCTGGACACGCTGATGAACAAATCGGTGCATCAATTTTCTGGCTTTTTGGCCGGTTTTCTGGTGAAGTTACTTAA aCGAACCCGTCATCTGGAAGATATAGAAGGACTGATCTCCGAGCTGACCAAGATGTTTGAAGTGGCAGCATCCAAT CACGAAACGTACCAAAAGCTCGGCGCCACCATCCTGGCCAGCTACGAAACGCAAAAGTCCGACTTCCAGCGCGTCTCCGAGCCAATCCAGCAGCTGTACGCACGCTTCGTCAAGGAGGAATCGCTCGTGCGCGAATGGAACTCGGGCTACCGGGCGCTCCGCACGCCCAACAAAAACCGCGACAGCGAGAAGGCGAAATCGCTCGTCGATCGGCTGCGCGACTCGTGGCAGCACATGTTGCGCGATCGGGCCACCCGCTCGCTCACCTACAACGACGAGCAGTTCCACGTGCTGGAGAAGGTCAAGATAGCCGAAACGGGCAAGCGGCTGAAAACGCTGCTGAACGATGGTGTCCGGCAGGCGGTCGAGCAGGAGGCGGAATGTTTGGCCGACTGGTACAAAAAGGCGCAGACCATCTTTCTGCAGACGCAGTTTCTTACCAAGGATGTCGGTGCGTACGTGGATGCGCTGTACGAGTTGCGCGAGCAGCTGAAGCAGCATCGGGAGGATTTGAAGGAGGAAATCAGCACGGATGGGGAGGTGTCGAAAACGATCGCCGGGAAATCGATACCGACCATGACGTCGACCGCAACGACGACAATCCCGATCGTGggcggaggtggtggtgctggtggagaTGGGGGTGATGGTAGCGATGGAAAGGGCCTTTCGGCACGCCAGAATCAGTATAAAgtgatgtgtttcatg AACATGTACAACCAAATCAAAGAGGTGAAGAAAATGCTTCAGCAAAACAGTGATATCTTGGCCGCGACGCAGGGATTACTTCCCGATGTGGGCGATAAGGCGGCCGCCACGTAG